One Ornithorhynchus anatinus isolate Pmale09 chromosome 2, mOrnAna1.pri.v4, whole genome shotgun sequence DNA segment encodes these proteins:
- the LOC100074778 gene encoding trace amine-associated receptor 4-like: MNPPALWNPSDVQYCFDLNNSCPRNVRPVFGSCAMYMVMGGAITFTMLGNFLIIISISHFKQLHTPTNFLILSMATTDFLLSCLVMPFSMIRSVEACWYFGDIFCKVHSCCDIMLCTASIFHLCFISVDRYYAVCDPLHYVTKITIPVIEGFLCVSWSVPVFFAFGLVYSELNLDGMDEFIAAIDCGGLCVLIFNPLWGVLASLVAFFLPGAVMAGIYIHIFAVARRHAKQINTFPGLQQGSLESRTIKESKATKTLSLVMGVFVLCWLPFFLLTVIDPFLNFTTSEDVYNAFLWLGYFNSTFNPIIYGMFYPWFRKSFKLIVTGRIFHADSSCLNLFPTHA; the protein is encoded by the coding sequence ATGAATCCTCCAGCCCTGTGGAACCCCTCCGACGTTCAGTATTGTTTTGACTtgaacaattcctgcccaaggaATGTCAGACCTGTGTTCGGTTCCTGTGCCATGTACATGGTCATGGGAGGAGCCATCACATTCACCATGCTTGGAAACTTCCTCATCATCATTTCCATCTCTCACTTCAAGCAGCTCCACACCCCGACCAACTTTCTGATCCTCTCCATGGCAACCACCGACTTTCTGTTGAGCTGCTTGGTGATGCCCTTCAGTATGATAAGATCAGTGGAGGCCTGCTGGTATTTCGGAGACATCTTCTGCAAAGTCCACAGTTGCTGTGACATCATGCTCTGCACCGCCTCCATCTTCCACCTATGCTTCATCTCCGTGGACCGCTACTATGCCGTGTGTGATCCGCTGCATTATGTCACTAAGATAACCATCccggtgattgagggctttttgTGCGTCAGCTGGTCTGTGCCGGTCTTCTTTGCCTTCGGGCTCGTTTACTCCGAGTTGAATCTCGATGGCATGGACGAGTTCATTGCCGCCATAGACTGCGGGGGGCTTTGCGTGCTAATATTTAACCCACTCTGGGGAGTGCTGGCTTCTCTCGttgccttctttctcccaggagcGGTGATGGCGGGGATTTATATCCACATATTTGCAGTAGCCAGGAGACATGCCAAGCAGATCAACACCTTTCCTGGATTGCAACAGGGGAGCTTGGAAAGCAGAACCATAAAAGAAAGCAAAGCCACCAAGACTTTAAGCTTAGTCATGGGGGTCTTTGTGTTGTGTTGGCTGCCATTCTTCCTCCTGACTGTTATAGATCCATTCCTGAATTTCACCACCTCTGAAGATGTCTACAATGCTTTCCTTTGGCTGGGCTATTTCAATTCCACTTTCAACCCCATTATTTATGGGATGTTCTATCCTTGGTTCCGCAAAtcatttaagctcattgtgacgGGAAGGATCTTTCACGCAGATTCTTCCTGCCTGAATCTGTTTCCGACACATGCTTAG